A single genomic interval of Sesamum indicum cultivar Zhongzhi No. 13 unplaced genomic scaffold, S_indicum_v1.0 scaffold00316, whole genome shotgun sequence harbors:
- the LOC105180086 gene encoding adenylate isopentenyltransferase 5, chloroplastic-like — protein MSISAWKPAQSSMTNFSVRGMMNKHQGKDKVVVVLGATGTGKSRLAIDLATRFGAEVINSDKIQVYKGLDIVTNKVSNEECHGVPHHLLGIIDPEVDFTVHDFVHHALLAADAIVQKNRLPIIAGGSNSFIQALVTNNTEFSSKYGCCFLWMDVAIQVVHSYVSKRVDQMLDSGLVEEAKAFFDPKIRDYDYGIRRAIGVPEMDEFFRCEGLVDGETRAKLLKATINEIKMNTCKLACRQVEKILRMRSEFGWQIYRLNATEVYLRYGGDANEAWEKLVLEPSTNMLAHFICNENIDPKPTAYEQLV, from the coding sequence atGTCGATCTCCGCTTGGAAGCCAGCACAATCTAGCATGACAAACTTTTCAGTTCGGGGCATGATGAACAAGCACCAAGGGAAGGataaggtggtggtggtattGGGTGCCACTGGCACAGGCAAATCGCGCCTGGCGATAGACCTGGCCACCCGTTTCGGGGCAGAGGTCATCAACTCGGACAAAATTCAGGTCTACAAGGGCCTTGACATAGTAACCAATAAGGTGAGCAATGAGGAATGCCACGGCGTGCCTCACCATTTGCTCGGAATCATTGATCCCGAGGTGGATTTCACTGTACATGATTTTGTGCATCATGCATTGTTGGCTGCTGATGCCATCGTACAAAAGAATCGGTTGCCAATCATTGCTGGAGGGTCCAATTCCTTCATACAAGCACTTGTCACTAACAACACTGAGTTTTCCTCCAAGTATGGGTGTTGCTTTCTTTGGATGGACGTGGCGATCCAGGTTGTCCATTCGTACGTGTCGAAAAGGGTTGATCAGATGCTGGATAGCGGGTTGGTGGAGGAGGCCAAGGCCttttttgacccaaaaattcGTGACTATGATTATGGGATTAGGCGTGCCATCGGGGTCCCCGAAATGGATGAATTCTTCAGGTGTGAGGGTCTAGTCGATGGTGAAACTAGGGCTAAGCTTCTTAAGGCAactattaatgaaattaagatgAATACTTGCAAATTAGCTTGCCGTCAAGTTGAAAAGATCTTGAGGATGAGGTCGGAATTTGGGTGGCAGATTTATCGGTTGAATGCCACAGAGGTATACCTTCGATATGGTGGAGATGCCAATGAAGCATGGGAGAAATTGGTGTTGGAGCCGAGTACGAACATGTTGGCACATTTCATTTGCAATGAAAACATAGATCCGAAACCTACTGCgtatgaacaattagtatga